From the Blattabacterium cuenoti genome, one window contains:
- the greA gene encoding transcription elongation factor GreA encodes MKKFEYITKEGLKKLKKEIERLENVERHKISLQIAEARDKGDLSENAEYDAIKEAQGFLEMNISKLKKKLSNARIIDGSKINRTRVSILSTVKVKNLTYGGEQIYTLVPEGEADLKLGKISINTPISIGLLGKQVGQITRINLPNKMKIDYEILEIYFSE; translated from the coding sequence ATGAAAAAATTTGAGTATATAACTAAAGAAGGATTAAAAAAATTGAAAAAAGAAATAGAAAGATTGGAAAATGTAGAGAGACATAAGATTTCACTACAAATAGCTGAAGCTAGAGATAAAGGTGATTTATCAGAAAATGCTGAATATGATGCGATAAAGGAAGCACAAGGTTTTTTAGAAATGAATATATCAAAATTAAAGAAAAAATTATCTAACGCACGTATTATAGATGGATCAAAAATAAACAGAACAAGAGTCTCTATACTTTCTACAGTAAAAGTAAAAAACTTAACTTATGGAGGTGAACAAATATACACTTTAGTTCCAGAAGGTGAAGCAGATTTAAAATTAGGAAAAATTTCTATTAATACTCCTATATCTATTGGATTACTTGGCAAACAAGTAGGACAAATAACTAGGATAAATCTACCTAATAAAATGAAAATTGACTATGAAATTTTAGAAATTTATTTTAGTGAATAA
- a CDS encoding HIT family protein, which produces MNNNIFHKIIKNEVLSYKVAENEFYMAFLDINPIKIGHTLVIPKKHNKDKIFSLSERDFISIMSFSRKIAIGIEKAIPCNRIGLFIMGFEISHIHIHLIPMDKESDANFFKIRMKLSEKKFKFISNKIKRCINI; this is translated from the coding sequence GTGAATAATAATATATTTCATAAAATAATTAAAAATGAAGTACTTTCTTATAAAGTTGCTGAAAATGAGTTTTATATGGCATTTTTAGATATTAATCCAATAAAAATTGGACATACTTTAGTTATTCCAAAAAAACATAATAAAGATAAAATATTCTCTTTATCAGAAAGAGATTTTATCTCTATTATGTCTTTTTCTAGAAAAATTGCTATAGGAATAGAAAAAGCAATTCCTTGTAATAGAATAGGATTATTTATCATGGGATTTGAAATTTCACATATACATATTCATTTAATACCTATGGATAAAGAAAGCGATGCTAACTTTTTTAAAATTAGAATGAAGTTATCTGAAAAAAAATTTAAATTTATATCAAATAAAATAAAAAGATGCATTAATATTTAA
- a CDS encoding type III pantothenate kinase, with translation MLLIINIGNSNIRFGIFIKKQFNFKCYCSWIINSKPYRQLNEYVHLFINIYNKHNIIFHEIKNIVIGSVVPELTGVIKYSLYIIHKIYPIIMDRYSVSPIKHHYNQLGTDLYANAIAGYTLYKKKFKNILIIDFGTALSLICVDPYGIIKGIIIAPGVNSSLMALIANTSLLSNENEIELKNPPILLGKNTIDCIQSGLIYGYLGMVEGFINRINKELKTKCLVISTGGQSHIYSPLTKKIHYNDILHTIKGLKILFNIKYGI, from the coding sequence ATGTTATTAATAATAAATATTGGGAATTCCAATATAAGATTTGGAATTTTTATAAAAAAACAATTTAATTTCAAATGTTATTGTTCATGGATTATAAATAGCAAACCATACAGACAGTTAAATGAATATGTACACTTATTTATAAATATATATAATAAACATAATATTATTTTTCATGAAATTAAAAATATTGTTATTGGATCAGTAGTTCCTGAATTAACAGGAGTTATAAAATATTCTCTATATATAATACATAAAATTTATCCTATAATAATGGATAGATATTCTGTATCTCCTATAAAACATCATTATAATCAACTAGGTACTGACTTATATGCAAATGCTATTGCCGGATATACTTTGTATAAAAAAAAATTTAAAAATATTTTAATAATAGATTTTGGGACTGCATTAAGTTTAATTTGTGTTGATCCTTATGGAATTATAAAAGGAATAATTATCGCTCCAGGAGTAAATTCTTCCTTAATGGCTTTAATTGCAAATACTTCTTTATTATCAAATGAAAATGAAATAGAGTTAAAAAATCCTCCTATTTTGTTGGGAAAAAATACAATAGATTGTATACAAAGTGGATTAATATATGGATATTTAGGTATGGTAGAAGGATTTATAAACAGAATAAATAAAGAATTAAAAACAAAATGTTTGGTAATTTCTACTGGAGGTCAGTCTCATATATATTCTCCTTTGACAAAAAAAATTCATTATAACGATATACTACATACAATAAAAGGTTTGAAAATTTTATTTAATATAAAATATGGAATTTAA
- a CDS encoding alpha/beta fold hydrolase: protein MTIDYNFFYVKKNFRLKKKEIPTIVLLHGFMGSSEIWNLIYEILSKEYRIISIDLPGHGKSIFPIKWRKKTIFTMEDGANIVGEILKKENIEKVIVIGHSMGGYISLALAEKNPYIFLGLCLLHSTAKQDTIEKKNKRIQGIHLSKLNFPLFVYNSVNSWFNKNNISSLQKEIFFAKKIAFSTDYECISCFLKGMMLRKNREFLLKTTKFPKLYIVGEYDSILDIKEIINKETKIGIKTNFTKISTGHMSHLEKPKILIDILISFIKSII from the coding sequence ATGACAATAGATTATAATTTTTTTTATGTAAAAAAAAATTTTCGATTAAAAAAAAAAGAAATCCCCACTATAGTTTTATTACATGGATTTATGGGTAGCTCAGAAATATGGAATTTAATATATGAAATTCTTTCTAAAGAATATAGAATAATTTCTATTGATCTTCCTGGACATGGAAAAAGCATATTTCCAATAAAATGGAGAAAAAAAACCATTTTTACCATGGAAGATGGGGCTAATATAGTAGGTGAAATTTTGAAAAAAGAAAATATAGAAAAAGTAATTGTAATAGGTCATTCTATGGGGGGGTATATATCTTTAGCACTTGCAGAAAAAAATCCATATATTTTTTTAGGACTATGTTTACTTCATTCTACTGCAAAACAAGACACAATTGAAAAAAAAAATAAACGAATACAAGGAATACATTTATCTAAACTAAATTTTCCTTTATTTGTATATAATAGTGTAAATTCATGGTTTAATAAAAATAATATATCTTCCTTACAAAAAGAAATTTTTTTTGCTAAAAAAATTGCTTTTTCTACTGATTATGAATGCATATCTTGTTTTTTAAAAGGGATGATGTTACGTAAAAATAGGGAATTTTTATTAAAAACTACAAAATTTCCAAAATTATATATAGTTGGAGAATATGATAGTATCCTTGATATAAAAGAAATTATTAATAAAGAAACAAAAATAGGTATTAAAACTAACTTTACAAAAATATCAACAGGGCATATGAGCCATTTAGAAAAACCTAAAATACTCATAGATATACTAATTTCTTTTATAAAATCTATAATTTAA
- a CDS encoding 5-formyltetrahydrofolate cyclo-ligase, producing the protein MNIKNILRRKYLQYRNCLSKKDISRISINIFYKVKKISLWNKKYYNIYLPIKKLKEINTFIIINFLMNKGKNVLIPVTNFNDFSMGNCCFNTKTILKENKYGILEPINKKNIPIYLIDVIFIPLIVFDLKGYRVGYGKGFYDRFIPLCNKNIIKIGLSYFPPIEKIEDIHKNDFSLDIGVTESNIFFFNYKQQKN; encoded by the coding sequence ATGAATATAAAAAATATTCTTAGAAGAAAATATTTACAATATAGAAATTGTTTATCTAAAAAAGATATTTCAAGAATTAGTATAAATATTTTTTATAAAGTTAAAAAAATCTCTTTGTGGAATAAAAAATACTATAATATTTATTTACCAATAAAAAAACTTAAAGAAATAAATACATTTATTATTATAAATTTTCTTATGAATAAAGGTAAAAATGTATTAATTCCTGTAACAAATTTTAATGATTTTTCTATGGGTAACTGTTGTTTTAATACAAAAACTATTTTAAAAGAAAATAAATATGGAATTTTAGAACCTATTAATAAAAAAAATATTCCTATTTATCTTATAGATGTAATATTTATTCCTTTAATAGTTTTTGATTTAAAAGGATATCGTGTAGGATATGGAAAAGGTTTTTACGATAGATTTATTCCTTTGTGCAATAAAAATATTATAAAAATAGGATTAAGTTATTTTCCACCTATAGAAAAGATTGAAGATATACACAAAAACGATTTTTCTTTAGATATAGGAGTAACTGAAAGTAATATTTTTTTCTTTAACTACAAACAACAAAAAAATTAA